Proteins co-encoded in one Ornithorhynchus anatinus isolate Pmale09 chromosome 14, mOrnAna1.pri.v4, whole genome shotgun sequence genomic window:
- the TBPL2 gene encoding TATA box-binding protein-like 2 isoform X2, with translation MEGDASLEAFLDLCTGQRFAAVIMRIREPRTTALIFSSGKMVCTGAKSEEQSRLAARKYARVVQKLGFPARFLDFKIQNMVGSCDVRFPIRLEGLVLTHQQFCSYEPELFPGLIYRMVKPRIVLLIFVSGKVVLTGAKDRSEIYDAFENIYPILKGFKKA, from the exons AGGTTCGCCGCTGTCATCATGAGGATCCGCGAGCCCCGGACCACGGCGCTGATTTTTAGTTCGGGGAAGATGGTCTGCACGGGAGCCAAAAG CGAGGAGCAGTCCCGCCTCGCCGCCAGGAAATACGCCCGCGTCGTGCAGAAGTTGGGGTTCCCCGCCAGGTTCCTGGACTTCAAAATCCAAAACATGGTGGGCAGCTGCGACGTGAGGTTCCCCATCCGCCTGGAGGGCCTGGTGCTCACCCATCAACAGTTCTGCAG TTACGAACCCGAGCTCTTCCCCGGCCTCATTTACAGGATGGTGAAGCCGAGGATCGTCCTCCTCATCTTCGTGTCCGGGAAGGTCGTGCTCACCG GGGCCAAAGACCGGTCGGAAATCTACGATGCGTTTGAAAACATCTACCCAATCCTGAAGGGCTTTAAAAAAGCCTGA
- the ATG14 gene encoding beclin 1-associated autophagy-related key regulator, with protein MASPGGPGARGGGALAESVEAAEGLYVAVERCPLCNTTRRRLTCARCVRAGDFVFFDGRDGERFADKKERLRQLKSKQNEFQEQLLQAMEGKRIADQLRWKIMSCKMRIEQLKQTICKGNEEMTKNSEGLAKTLEKNQKLSCRAQRHQEKKEKIQRHNRKLGELVERKSEELRGRRARLADLRRDHVLELTSVIFPIDQVKTGPRDPADASSESDGALTSSTVSELAEARRTTYLSGRWVCDDHNGDGGVSIAGPWISLPNNGNYSAYYSWVEEKKTAQGPDTEQNNPAHTISAALCYATQLVNILSHILDVNLPKKLCNSEFCGENLSRRKFTRSVKKLNANVLYLCFSQHVNLDLLHPLHTLRNIMYLVSPDTENLGRSGPFEMSADLEDSVEFVEPGAGAETDESGDEGVSDDETDLGTDWENLPSPRFCEIPSQPAEPGPSPGGPGPSAPRPPASASVAAGGTAGGMISSAAASVTSWFKTYTGQR; from the exons ATGGCGTctcccggcgggccgggggcccggggcggcggggcgctGGCGGAGTCGGTGGAGGCGGCCGAGGGGCTGTACGTGGCGGTGGAGCGCTGCCCGCTCTGCAACACCACCCGCCGCCGCCTCACCTGCGCCAGGTGCGTCCGCGCCGGCGACTTCGTCTTCTTCGACGGCCGCGACGGCGAGAG GTTTGCTGACAAAAAGGAGAGGCTAAGGCAGCTGAAGAGCAAACAAAATGAGTTCCAGGAACA GCTGCTACAGGCCATGGAGGGGAAGCGCATAGCAGACCAGTTG AGATGGAAGATAATGTCCTGCAAGATGAGGATCGAGCAGCTGAAGCAAACGATATGTAAAGGCAACGAAGAGATGACAAAAA ATTCGGAGGGCCTGGCGAAGACCCTGGAGAAGAACCAGAAGCTGTCGTGCCGAGCGCAGCGGCaccaggagaagaaagagaagatccAGCGGCACAACCGCAAGCTGGGCGagctggtggagaggaagagcGAGGAGCTGCGTGGCCGGCGGGCCCGCCTGGCCGACCTCCGCCGGGACCACGTCCTGGAGCTCACCTCCGTCATCTTCCCCATCGACCAAGTGAAGACCGGCCCCAG GGACCCGGCGGACGCGTCCTCGGAGAGCGACGGCGCCCTGACGTCCAGCACGGTGAGCGAGCTGGCCGAGGCCAGGAGGACCACCTACCTGTCGGGCCGCTGGGTGTGCGACGACCACAACGGAGACGGCGGCGTCAGCATCGCGGGGCCCTGGATCAGTCTGCCCAACAACGGCAACTACTCGGCCTACTACagctgggtggaggagaagaagaccGCCCAGGGCCCCG ACACGGAGCAGAACAACCCGGCCCACACCATCAGCGCCGCCTTATGCTACGCCACTCAGCTCGTCAACATCTTATCTCATATCCTGGACGTCAATCTGCCCAAAAAGCTCTGTAACAG CGAATTCTGTGGAGAGAACCTCAGCAGGCGGAAGTTCACGCGCTCGGTCAAGAAGCTCAACGCAAACGTCCTGTACCTTTGCTTTTCCCAG CACGTAAATTTAGATCTGTTGCACCCACTCCACACCCTCAGGAATATCATGTACCTGGTCAGTCCGGACACGGAAAACCTGGGCAG GTCCGGCCCCTTCGAGATGAGCGCCGACCTGGAGGACTCGGTGGAGTTCGTGGAGCCCGGGGCCGGCGCCGAGACGGACGAGAGCGGCGACGAGGGCGTCAGCGACGACGAGACGGACCTGGGCACCGACTGGGAGAACCTGCCCAGCCCCCGCTTCTGCGAGATCCCCTCGCAGCCGGCCGAGCCGGGCCCCTCgcccggcggcccgggcccctccgcgccccggccgcccgcctccgcctccgTCGCCGCCGGCGGCACCGCGGGCGGCATGatctcctccgccgccgcctccgtcACCTCCTGGTTCAAGACCTACACCGGGCAGCGCTag
- the FBXO34 gene encoding F-box only protein 34 has protein sequence MRDPAGGPGIHRADGDGDGPLDIWAVVKPGNTKEKIAFFAARGGGGGGGRPGPLKSKSSWDIDGRAAKRRKKPPGPQRAKGRPDGRREEPPARRPADPADGGRPGRPPSVAEMVAFLERRAGALLASRAEAGPPRAGGPGPDAAEEGPGEAVRVLAMVARLESECLGRRGRREGPRPAPGGARGPRPKRPVSHDFLETRFRIQQLLEPQRYMTFLPHHIMVKIFGLLPTRSLVALKVTCAYFKFLIEHYNVRPADSRWVRDPRYREDPCKQCKKTYVHGDVSLCRWHPKPYCQALPYGPGYWMCCHRAQKGVPGCQLGLHDNRWVPACHSFNRPGPRRGRGPEDEG, from the exons ATGCGCGACCCCGCCGGCGGGCCCGGGATCCACCGGgccgacggggacggggacgggcccCTGGACATCTGGGCCGTGGTCAAGCCCGGCAACACCAAGGAGAAGATCGCCTTCTTCGccgcccgcgggggcgggggcgggggcgggcggcccgggcccctgAAGAGCAAGAGCAGCTGGGACATCGACGGCCGGGCCgccaagaggaggaaaaagccCCCCGGGCCGCAGCGGGCCAAGGGCCGGCCGGACGGGCGGCGGGaggagcccccggcccgccgccccgccgacCCCGCCGACGGGGGCCGTCCCGGCCGGCCCCCGTCGGTGGCCGAGATGGTGGCCTTCCTGGAGCGGCGGGCCGGCGCCCTGCTGGCCAGCCGCGCCGAGGCCGGGccgccgcgggccgggggcccggggccggacgCCGCCGAGGAGGGGCCGGGCGAGGCCGTGCGGGTGCTGGCCATGGTGGCCCGGCTGGAGTCGGAGTGCCTCgggcgccggggccggcgggag gggccccggccggcccccggcggggCGCGGGGCCCCCGGCCCAAGAGGCCCGTGTCGCACGACTTCCTGGAGACCCGCTTCAGGATCCAGCAGCTGCTGGAGCCCCAGCGGTACATGACCTTCCTGCCCCACCACATCATGGTCAAGATCTTCGGGCTGCTGCCCACCCGCAGCCTGGTGGCCCTCAAGGTCACCTGCGCCTACTTCAAGTTCCTCATCGAGCACTACAACGTGCGGCCGGCGGACTCGCGCTGGGTGCGGGACCCCCGCTACCGCGAGGACCCCTGCAAGCAGTGCAAAAAGACCTACGTCCACGGCGACGTGTCCCTCTGCCGCTGGCACCCCAAGCCCTACTGCCAGGCCCTGCCCTACGGGCCCGGCTACTGGATGTGCTGCCACCGGGCGCAGAAGGGGGTGCCCGGCTGCCAGCTGGGCCTGCACGACAACCGCTGGGTGCCCGCCTGCCACAGCTTCAACCGCCCCGGCcccaggcggggccggggccccgagGACGAGGGctag